One Hevea brasiliensis isolate MT/VB/25A 57/8 chromosome 6, ASM3005281v1, whole genome shotgun sequence genomic window, TCTTCACCTTCGCCTCTACAAGCcagctttttcttcttcttcgacCAAGCTTCCGATCTTCTACTATATCCACGGTGGTGGGTTTTGTATTGGGTCTCGAACTTGGCCTAATTGTCAAAACTATTGTTTCAAGCTTTGTTTGGATCTTCAAGCTGTGATTGTTTCGCCAGACTACCGTTTGGCTCCGGAAAACAGGCTTCCGGCGGCCATTGAAGATGGGTTCTTGGCTGTGAAATGGCTTCAAGGTCAGGCGGTTTCTGAGGAGGCGGATACATGGCTGACTGAGGTGGCTGATTTTGGGAAGGTGTTCATTTCTGGTGATTCTGCCGGTGGGAATATTGCTCATCATTTGGCTGTCCGGCTGGAGGTTGGTTCACCAGAGTTGGGTCCTGTTCATGTCAGGGGTTATGTGCTTTTGGCACCATTTTTCGGTGGAACTGTGTGGTCTAAGTCGGAAGCTGAGGGACCAAAGGATGCATTCCTTAATTTGGAGCTCATTGACAGGTTTCTTTACTGTATTGTCGTTTGATTTGCTTACAGCTCTTGGCCttttcatttaggtttaattgaaaAAAGTCCaccaaatatttaatttatttgtacttttttctttaaactttatcaattcatctaaaataattataaaaaaaaataaaagactgAACATGATAATTTAGCTTGTAAGGATGGCAAATTTGATAACAAAATTCTCATATTATGTGAGTAGGTTTTGGAGATTATCAATCCCCATTGGAGATACAACTGATCACCACTTAGTGAACCCATTTGGACCTCAGAGCAAGTGTCTTGAATCAATCAAACTTGACCCAATCTTAGTAGTGGTGGGAGGAAGTGATCTGCTGAAAGATCGTGCCAAGGATTATTCAGAGAGATTGAAAACTTGGGGAAAGAAGATCCAGTACGTTGAGTTCGAAGAACAGCAACATGGGTTCTTCACCATTTATCCCAACTCTGAACCAGCATCCAAGTTGATGCTTCTCATCAAAAGTTTCATTTCTGAAAATTTTTGCTAAAAATCTACATTTGTAGCAAATCACATAACCTAGCAATCTTACTTGTGTGCCATATGCCCTAATGTTTATTGTCGTCGTTTTTATGTGCAATTTTCCGTCAATTTTTCTCGATCACAACCACCAACTATGATGTCCCAGTTTAAAGGCTTTTTGGATTTAAACCAAGAAATCTATTTTAAATTTGAATCCTTTTAACTCCAAACGCTACAAGAATTTAACGTTTTAACTAAGGATTTTTTGCTAAACCAATAAAATTCATCAGTAAATAATTTTTCTAATGGATGTGCAACGAACATTGTCAATTTTAATGAACCTCATTGGTAATTTTTAAGCAATGGATTTTTTATCTGTCACTAATTACCAATAAAATTACTGACAGATTATCCTTAACATTAGCAACGAATTAATAATCCATTACTAAAtcgagagaaaataaaagatataaaaaaaattatatttatccgcggattttgtaataaattaataatagcaATGGATAGTTTGTTGCTAAATCTGTTGGTATATTTGTCATCATGCCAAGACCACTTGAAATAAAGATGAAGCCTAAACACTATTGTTAATATTCCATATTCGTTTGGAATAATCTCCCCCTTGAGCTAGCTTTTATAATTGAGTTCGGTCTGACTTATTTTCTTAAGATAGTATCAGAATCTTCGCAATCAATGTTTGGGTCTCTCACGTGTTTCACTCTCCAATTATTTGATCCTAAAACTAAGAGAGAACCTCGGACTCTCCTTCCCTTAGCTAGCTTTTAAGATTAAATTAGATCTAACCTATTTTGTTAACTAGGCTAGTTATTTTGTTATAGCTTGTATGCACAAAATGGAAATAAAAGTCATCTTGTACCAAACAGAGGTTTCTTCAAAAGATAATCAAGTAGAATGCCAATACAAATTGCATTCTAAGAAATTTTATCAGATAATTACCCAGCAATAAATTCAAATCATATACAAAAATAGGAAACTTATTCAAAAATAAATGCCCTAACAATATATTGACAGATTGATATCTAAGGGGAACACCTAATAATAATGCGTAGCTCGGATTCCACTACCGATTGAGCATACCGAATCTCGAGTGAAAAGCACACGAGTCCTAATAGAACAAGCAACTTTGTTTAGCTATCCTACAAAAAGACATGATTTCAGATCCTAATATAATTGAAATTCACAAGATTAACATGAACAAAGAAACCTATTGCAAGTAGTCTTCAAGCTCATTATGAACTCCAAGAATCGTGATTCTTTGGCACTTCTTATATGCTCAAAACTATATTGATGCTTCAGTCCACCCACCTTCCCTAAATCAAATCCAGGCAATGAGATCATGTTTCTTTGAATTGCTTGTTTTGCTAAATTATCCGCAATATTATTAGCACTTTTTCTTACATGTTTGAAGATCGTGTGTTGGAAGGATTTCAacaaattacaaattttataaaccCCTATGAAAAGTTATGGGGGTTTATATATGCAGGAAAGGGACAGATTACGAAGAATGCTTTCCTCCAGTGGACAGAACAGAGTTGAATCTAGAAGAGAAGTTGATTTCCCAGAAAAGCTTGTTGAAGTTAATGAAGGAAATATTTTGAATCATGTTTTCTTCCTAATTGCCTGAAGGAAATATATTACAGGAAAGCGTTGAGATACCTGCTGATGGAGCAATTGTGGATACTGAAGAATATTCTGAGTCGTGTTTGCCTCCTAATTACATGAAGGAAATATATTGCAGGAAAGTGTTAAGATGTCTGCTGATGAAGCAAGCGAAATGTGGTGGCTCTGATGATGTGCCAAATAGAAAATGGCCTCTTTAGCAGGGATTGTCAAGCAGACAGAGTTTGGAACCTTTTCTGATGTGGAGACAGCCATGAAATCTTATAGTCAAGATGTTAAAAGACCTAAATTTCGTCAGGCTGAAGCTGGAAAAAGCAGAGCAAAAGCTTACTGAAGTTCTTGCTGCACGAGGTTCAGTTGAGAACTCTTTTGCCAAGTTTGATAAGCTCTGGAGGAAAACCAAGCAGCAGAATAGGGGATTCAGATCAAGCAGCAAGTAGGTCCATAGAACTCCTTTATTCAGAAATGCAAGAACAAAAATTCTCATATATGCGAAGTTACTAGCATCCAcaaattttcaatcaagcttTTCTCATCACTTGGTTACTTTGAGCACAGAGTAGAAAAATTGGCCCATCTTCAAGCCTGCAATGGTGAACCTGAAGCTGCCTTGGGGAGGATTGAACGAGAAGAATTTAACTTGACAAACGACCTTTTGATTTTGAGATCCAAACTTGCAAAAGAGAACTGCAGGAGGGAAGGAGAAGTAACATAGAGAAAGCAGATACCTCACGGAAATTGGCAGTCGGTGATAAAGAGGAGACCACGAAACGAGATAAAGAGAGAAGCTTGAACGCTTAAAAAGGGAATTTGATTATTTGAATATGAAATAAGAGAATATAAACGCTGAGATGCAAGCCGTTCAAATGGACACACAGAAAGGCTCAAGAGCACTATAATGAAAAGAAACTCTCTTAAAGAATGAAATGTCTGAATTAACAATTGCAGCATGTGTTAGACCTAGAATTAACAATTGCAGCATGTGTTAGACCTAGATTTGAAGGGCATGGAGATCAAGATATTGAATGAAGAATTAACAGCAGAGTTGAGCTGTTTAGAAAACATAAGCTACCATTCATGCTTCTGATCAGAAACAATGGAAGAAGAGCTGCAAAAAGTGTTGGGTTTTACTTCTACAGGCAAACATATTACTAGAGAAGCAAATCACAATTAATTCTATTCCAATTTTTCATTTTTGCAGCATCTATCCTACAAATGGATTCTCATCTTGCAATGTTGGGAAGGAATTTAGTGGTAATTTAGAAACTCACATGTACACTCCTAAAACACTGAAAATCAACATTCAATTTAGCAATTTTATGAATTCAAATACATTTTCAAATTACCCAAAACAAAAAGACACACAATTACCCACTAAATCCATCCCTTCAAATCCCCATTCTTGTTTCAAACAATGTTAACCTTCGCTCCAGCCTCTTCCAGTTGCTTCTTAGCGTCCTCCGCCTCTTCCTTCGAAACACTCTCTTTAAACTTCTTAGGCAAACCCTCAATCAGTTCCTTAGCTTCTTTCAAAGCCAAGCTCGTCAATGCCCTAACCGCTTTAATCACCGCTATTCTGGAATTAGCCGGCACTTCCTGAATCACAACATCGAACTCCGTTTTCTCCTCCACTGCTGCTGGTCCAGCATCTCCACCAGCTCCGGGGGTAGCAACGACGGCTGCTGCGGGGGCAAAGGCAGCAGCAGACACTCCTAGCTTATCCTGGAGGTAGTCAACGAGGCTGCGGGCTTCCTCAAGAGTCAAGGAGGAGATTTCAGTacccaatttttcaattttctcaGGAGTAGAAACGGCAGAGATGGGACGGAGGTGTGTAGAGCGATGGGTGAGGGCGGAGAAGTTGGTCCGGGGAGGGAATTCGACGAGGAATTGCTTGGTGGCTGAATGTGTAAAGCAAGTGGAAGGAGAAGAGAGAGTGAGTGTTCTTGTAGAGGAGAGAGATGTCGCCATTTTTTCTCTGTAAAGAGAAGTGACTGAAGAGCGAGCTGAAGGAGTAGTTGAAGAATCGATAGGAAGATAAGGAAGGTGCAGGTGTTTATGACATGGAATGAAGAATAATTTGATGGACCATATTGTCCTCACGTTTTTGTGAAAAATTACTCTTGGCATTTGTTTGGTTTTGGGCTCTGGAGATTGGGTTGGTTTTGGGCTCTGGAGATTGGGATCAAGAGGGATAGGATGGGAATGAATTACAGTGACGTGAGTGGGCATTTTGGCCCAAGAGAAACAAAGGGATAATGctttttaaaatttgataatgTGGTGTCTAAAACTTTTTTATTGTTATTAGAATAGTGTACGAAGTGTACAATTTCTTTTAATCAAATGCATTTTGCTGTTTTACCCTATTAAAGTGTTGATAAAATTTCACTTGATTACATGTGATGTGAttatagaaaagtgaaaattcctGTTTCTCTTCAATACCTTCTCCGATTACAATTAACTCagcaatattaaaattatttttaaaattacaaaatctccaattaaaattttaattaaaaacaatttagttACAAATCCTTTATAACCAGAGTTTCAAAATATGCACAACTTTCTGTCACCTCTTTTTACAAACCTACACCAACCTCTTACCTTTGTCCTTTCTTAATTTACTTTTCAGTATCCGTGGCTTTAACGTTGTCTATCAACATCCAAATTAATTATCATTCCCAATTTCATAATTAAGCCAATTACATAATAGTTCAAAGTTCAAGAAATTTTATGGTAAAATTTCATTTGAAAtg contains:
- the LOC110672108 gene encoding probable carboxylesterase 15, translating into MSHSATPYEVDECRGVLRVYSDGSIWRSTEPSFKVPVHDDGSVLWKDIIFDPVNNLHLRLYKPAFSSSSTKLPIFYYIHGGGFCIGSRTWPNCQNYCFKLCLDLQAVIVSPDYRLAPENRLPAAIEDGFLAVKWLQGQAVSEEADTWLTEVADFGKVFISGDSAGGNIAHHLAVRLEVGSPELGPVHVRGYVLLAPFFGGTVWSKSEAEGPKDAFLNLELIDRFWRLSIPIGDTTDHHLVNPFGPQSKCLESIKLDPILVVVGGSDLLKDRAKDYSERLKTWGKKIQYVEFEEQQHGFFTIYPNSEPASKLMLLIKSFISENFC
- the LOC110672111 gene encoding 50S ribosomal protein L12-3, chloroplastic codes for the protein MPTHVTVIHSHPIPLDPNLQSPKPTQSPEPKTKQMPRVIFHKNVRTIWSIKLFFIPCHKHLHLPYLPIDSSTTPSARSSVTSLYREKMATSLSSTRTLTLSSPSTCFTHSATKQFLVEFPPRTNFSALTHRSTHLRPISAVSTPEKIEKLGTEISSLTLEEARSLVDYLQDKLGVSAAAFAPAAAVVATPGAGGDAGPAAVEEKTEFDVVIQEVPANSRIAVIKAVRALTSLALKEAKELIEGLPKKFKESVSKEEAEDAKKQLEEAGAKVNIV